The following proteins are co-located in the Hypomesus transpacificus isolate Combined female chromosome 23, fHypTra1, whole genome shotgun sequence genome:
- the LOC124485121 gene encoding NLR family CARD domain-containing protein 3-like isoform X2, with translation MTMQHRGALSPRFLLCKEESISHHMIQPATPSSPAPSCVSIKSDKSMDRPYHFNKDVSTDKIQPATPSTPAPSCVSIKSDKSMDRPYHFNKDVSTDKIQPATPSSPAPSCVSIKSDKSMDRPYHFNKDVSTDNDMQGSLDLEMNAQCQNMDLSSVFRVLEDNIITFVRSELKAFKNILSPGFESLKDDELVNSDDIKLESSAREGALKITLTFLKNMNQKHLADVLEKSILGELAVCQQKLKLNMKKRFEHVFEGIANQGNPTYLNKIYTELYITEGKSGEVNNEHEVRQIEAAFSSPGKHERAIKCNDIFQPSLDQDTSIRTVLTMGVAGIGKTVSSQKFMLDWAEGRANHDIQLIFALPFRDLNMMCSKKQSLREFLDHFFIETKECGISDFGKHNILFVFDGLDECRLPLDFQNNTSCCDITESASVDMLLTNLIKGNLVPSAHIWITSRPAATCRVPPECVDPVTEIQGFNDPQKEEYIRKTVSDQSLACRIITHVKSSRSLYIMCHIPIFTWISAKVLQKMLSESKSEEMPKTLTQMYSHFLISNILIKQRKYSSLTEKVAADPQNKMDEQMIIKLGKLAFEQLQKGNLIFYEEDLRECGIDVREASVFSGMCTEIFRKEYGLYQEKVFCFVHLTIQEFLAALYVFYTFNNRNINLMAAQDNHRQLEEPKDAPITVLHSSAIDKALDSENGHLDLVLRFLLGLSMQSNHTLISNLLPQTGSCPHSNEDTIYYIKEKIRKTPSPERCINLFHCLNELNDHSLVEEIQSYLSSGSLSEAKLSPAQWSALVFVLLTSEEKLDVFDLKKYSRCDEGFLRLMPVVKSSRTALLNGCNLTMKCCDVLASVLSSKSSLLRMLDLSDNDLQDEGVHLLATGLGSPQCKLETLKLSFCGVTQKGCASLALALKSNPSHLSELDLSYNHLGEFGERLLSAGLEDPLFQLRKLSVENGEECWLKSGLKKYACELTLDPNTTCRHISLTENNTKMTRGKEVHPYPDHPERFRNWGQVLCKEGLTGQCYWEVEWTGTSAGLGVAYKGTQRKGEGNDCALGYNDQSWSLRVYDNSYNAWHNRKGEPIVPPSKTSQRVGVYLDWPAGTLSFYSVSDTLTHLHTFHTTFTEPLYPGFRVWHDYASVSLCKVEK, from the exons ATGACAATGCAGCACAGGG GTGCACTTTCACCCAGATTTCTGCTCTGCAAAGAGGAAAGTATTTCACATCACAT GATTCAGCCAGCAACACCCAGCAGCCCTGCACCAAGTTGTGTATCCATCAAGAGTGACAAGTCAATGGACCGGCCTTACCACTTCAATAAAGATGTTTCCACTGACAA GATTCAGCCAGCAACACCCAGCACCCCTGCACCAAGTTGTGTATCCATCAAGAGTGACAAGTCAATGGACCGGCCTTACCACTTTAATAAAGATGTTTCCACTGACAA GATTCAGCCAGCAACACCCAGCAGCCCTGCACCAAGTTGTGTATCCATCAAGAGTGACAAGTCAATGGACCGGCCTTACCACTTCAATAAAGATGTTTCCACTGACAA TGACATGCAGGGGAGTTTAGACTTAGAGATGAACGCCCAGTGTCAGAATATGGACCTGTCTTCAGTATTTAGG GTACTTGAAGATAATATCATCACTTTTGTGAGGAGCGAGTTGAAGGCTTTTAAGAATATTCTCAGTCCAGGTTTTGAGAGTCTGAAGGATGATGAATTAGTGAACAGTGATGACATAAAGCTGGAGAGCAGTGCCCGAGAAGGGGCTTTGAAGATCACACTGACCTTCTTGAAGAACATGAACCAGAAACATCTCGCTGACGTGCTCGAAAAAA GTATTTTGGGTGAGCTTGCTGTGTGCCAACAGAAGCTCAAATTGAATATGAAAAAGAGATTTGAGCATGTGTTTGAGGGCATTGCCAACCAAGGAAACCCAACTTATCTCAACAAGATCTACACTGAACTCTACATTACAGAGGGTAAAAGTGGGGAGGTCAATAACGAGCATGAAGTGAGACAGATAGAGGCAGCATTTAGCAGTCCAGGGAAACACGAAAGGGCCATCAAATGCAATGACATCTTCCAACCTTCACTTGATCAAGACACCAGTATCAGAACTGTCCTTACAATGGGAGTTGCTGGCATTGGCAAAACTGTCTCATCACAGAAATTCATGCTGGACTGGGCTGAAGGAAGGGCAAATCATGACATCCAGCTGATCTTTGCGCTCCCTTTCCGGGACTTGAACATGATGTGCAGTAAAAAGCAAAGTTTGAGGGAATTCCTTGATCACTTTTTCATTGAGACTAAAGAATGTGGGATCTCAGACTTTGGAAAGCACaacattttgtttgtctttgatGGTCTGGATGAGTGTCGTCTCCCATTGGACTTCCAGAACAACACGAGCTGTTGTGACATCACAGAGTCTGCCTCTGTAGATATGTTGCTGACAAACCTCATCAAGGGGAATCTTGTTCCATCTGCTCACATCTGGATAACATCACGCCCTGCTGCTACATGTCGCGTCCCTCCTGAGTGCGTTGATCCAGTGACAGAGATACAAGGGTTTAACGACCCACAGAAGGAAGAGTACATCAGGAAGACGGTTAGCGATCAGTCTCTGGCTTGTAGAATAATCACACACGTGAAGTCCTCACGGAGCCTCTACATTATGTGCCACATCCCCATCTTCACCTGGATTTCTGCCAAAGTTCTCCAAAAAATGTTGAGTGAATCAAAAAGTGAAGAAATGCCCAAGACCCTGACCCAGATGTACTCACATTTCTTGATCTCTAACATTCTGATCAAACAACGGAAGTATTCCAGTTTGACAGAGAAAGTTGCAGCAGATCCCCAGAACAAAATGGACGAACAGATGATTATAAAACTTGGGAAGCTGGCTTTCGAACAGCTGCAGAAAGGCAACTTGATATTTTATGAGGAGGACCTGAGAGAGTGTGGAATTGACGTCAGAGAAGCTTCAGTATTCTCAGGTATGTGCACAGAGATCTTCCGGAAGGAATACGGGCTGTATCAGGAAAAGGTCTTCTGCTTTGTGCATCTGACCATCCAGGAATTTCTGGCAGCCCTCTATGTGTTTTACACATTCAACAACAGGAACATCAATCTGATGGCTGCACAAGACAACCACAGACAACTTGAAGAACCTAAAGATGCCCCGATAACTGTCTTACACAGTAGTGCTATTGACAAGGCATTAGATAGTGAGAATGGGCACCTGGATCTGGTTCTCCGCTTCCTGCTTGGCCTCTCCATGCAGTCCAATCACACTCTCATCAGCAATTTACTaccacagacaggaagttgccCTCATTCCAATGAAGACACAATCTACTACATTAAAGAGAAGATCCGGAAGACTCCTTCACCAGAAAGATGCATCAATCTTTTCCATTGCCTGAATGAGCTGAATGACCATTCTCTAGTGGAGGAGATCCAAAGCTACCTGAGTTCAGGGAGTCTCTCGGAGGCTAAACTGTCTCCAGCGCAGTGGTCAGCTCTAGTCTTTGTGTTGCTGACATCAGAAGAGAAGCTAGATGTGTTCGACCTGAAGAAGTACTCCAGATGTGATGAAGGTTTTCTAAGGCTTATGCCAGTGGTCAAATCTTCCAGAACAGCTCT GCTTAACGGATGTAATCTCACAATGAAATGCTGTGACGTGTTGGCCTCAGTTCTTAGCTCAAAGTCCTCACTGTTGAGAATGCTGGACTTGAGTGACAATGACCTACAGGACGAAGGGGTGCATCTGCTCGCTACTGGACTTGGAAGTCCACAGTGCAAACTGGAGACACTCAA GTTGTCCTTTTGTGGAGTGACACAGAAAGGCTGTGCATCTCTGGCGTTGGCTCTGAAGTCAAACCCCTCACATCTCAGTGAACTGGACCTGTCTTACAACCACCTGGGAGAATTTGGAGAAAGGTTGCTCTCTGCTGGGTTAGAGGACCCACTCTTTCAACTGCGGAAGCTAAG TGTGGAAAATGGTGAGGAGTGCTGGTTAAAATCTGGCTTGAAGAAAT ATGCCTGTGAGCTCACATTGGATCCAAACACAACATGCAGACACATCTCTTTAACTGAGAACAACACAAAAATGACACGTGGAAAAGAAGTCCACCCTTATCCAGATCACCCTGAGAGGTTCAGGAACTGGGGCCAGGTCCTGTGTAAAGAGGGTTTGACTGGCCAGTGCTACTGGGAGGTGGAGTGGACTGGGACATCTGCTGGGTTGGGAGTGGCCTACAAAGGAAcccagagaaaaggagaggggaatGACTGTGCTCTTGGATACAACGACCAATCATGGAGTTTACGTGTCTATGACAACAGTTACAATGCCTGGCACAATAGGAAGGGGGAGCCCATAGTTCCACCCTCCAAAACGTCCCAAAGAGTGGGAGTCTATCTGGACTGGCCAGCCGGTACACTATCCTTCTACAGTGTCTCTGACACACTgacccacctgcacacattccACACCACATTCACTGAGCCTCTCTATCCAGGCTTTAGGGTTTGGCATGATTATGCTTCGGTGTCTTTGTGTAAGGTGGAAAAATAG
- the LOC124485121 gene encoding NLR family CARD domain-containing protein 3-like isoform X3 — protein MSFPGEGDEGRKSKLTERPEHDNAAQGIQPATPSSPAPSCVSIKSDKSMDRPYHFNKDVSTDNDMQGSLDLEMNAQCQNMDLSSVFRVLEDNIITFVRSELKAFKNILSPGFESLKDDELVNSDDIKLESSAREGALKITLTFLKNMNQKHLADVLEKSILGELAVCQQKLKLNMKKRFEHVFEGIANQGNPTYLNKIYTELYITEGKSGEVNNEHEVRQIEAAFSSPGKHERAIKCNDIFQPSLDQDTSIRTVLTMGVAGIGKTVSSQKFMLDWAEGRANHDIQLIFALPFRDLNMMCSKKQSLREFLDHFFIETKECGISDFGKHNILFVFDGLDECRLPLDFQNNTSCCDITESASVDMLLTNLIKGNLVPSAHIWITSRPAATCRVPPECVDPVTEIQGFNDPQKEEYIRKTVSDQSLACRIITHVKSSRSLYIMCHIPIFTWISAKVLQKMLSESKSEEMPKTLTQMYSHFLISNILIKQRKYSSLTEKVAADPQNKMDEQMIIKLGKLAFEQLQKGNLIFYEEDLRECGIDVREASVFSGMCTEIFRKEYGLYQEKVFCFVHLTIQEFLAALYVFYTFNNRNINLMAAQDNHRQLEEPKDAPITVLHSSAIDKALDSENGHLDLVLRFLLGLSMQSNHTLISNLLPQTGSCPHSNEDTIYYIKEKIRKTPSPERCINLFHCLNELNDHSLVEEIQSYLSSGSLSEAKLSPAQWSALVFVLLTSEEKLDVFDLKKYSRCDEGFLRLMPVVKSSRTALLNGCNLTMKCCDVLASVLSSKSSLLRMLDLSDNDLQDEGVHLLATGLGSPQCKLETLKLSFCGVTQKGCASLALALKSNPSHLSELDLSYNHLGEFGERLLSAGLEDPLFQLRKLSVENGEECWLKSGLKKYACELTLDPNTTCRHISLTENNTKMTRGKEVHPYPDHPERFRNWGQVLCKEGLTGQCYWEVEWTGTSAGLGVAYKGTQRKGEGNDCALGYNDQSWSLRVYDNSYNAWHNRKGEPIVPPSKTSQRVGVYLDWPAGTLSFYSVSDTLTHLHTFHTTFTEPLYPGFRVWHDYASVSLCKVEK, from the exons ATGAGTTTCCCtggggagggagatgaagggagaaaaTCTAAACTAACAGAGAGACCTGAACATGACAATGCAGCACAGGG GATTCAGCCAGCAACACCCAGCAGCCCTGCACCAAGTTGTGTATCCATCAAGAGTGACAAGTCAATGGACCGGCCTTACCACTTCAATAAAGATGTTTCCACTGACAA TGACATGCAGGGGAGTTTAGACTTAGAGATGAACGCCCAGTGTCAGAATATGGACCTGTCTTCAGTATTTAGG GTACTTGAAGATAATATCATCACTTTTGTGAGGAGCGAGTTGAAGGCTTTTAAGAATATTCTCAGTCCAGGTTTTGAGAGTCTGAAGGATGATGAATTAGTGAACAGTGATGACATAAAGCTGGAGAGCAGTGCCCGAGAAGGGGCTTTGAAGATCACACTGACCTTCTTGAAGAACATGAACCAGAAACATCTCGCTGACGTGCTCGAAAAAA GTATTTTGGGTGAGCTTGCTGTGTGCCAACAGAAGCTCAAATTGAATATGAAAAAGAGATTTGAGCATGTGTTTGAGGGCATTGCCAACCAAGGAAACCCAACTTATCTCAACAAGATCTACACTGAACTCTACATTACAGAGGGTAAAAGTGGGGAGGTCAATAACGAGCATGAAGTGAGACAGATAGAGGCAGCATTTAGCAGTCCAGGGAAACACGAAAGGGCCATCAAATGCAATGACATCTTCCAACCTTCACTTGATCAAGACACCAGTATCAGAACTGTCCTTACAATGGGAGTTGCTGGCATTGGCAAAACTGTCTCATCACAGAAATTCATGCTGGACTGGGCTGAAGGAAGGGCAAATCATGACATCCAGCTGATCTTTGCGCTCCCTTTCCGGGACTTGAACATGATGTGCAGTAAAAAGCAAAGTTTGAGGGAATTCCTTGATCACTTTTTCATTGAGACTAAAGAATGTGGGATCTCAGACTTTGGAAAGCACaacattttgtttgtctttgatGGTCTGGATGAGTGTCGTCTCCCATTGGACTTCCAGAACAACACGAGCTGTTGTGACATCACAGAGTCTGCCTCTGTAGATATGTTGCTGACAAACCTCATCAAGGGGAATCTTGTTCCATCTGCTCACATCTGGATAACATCACGCCCTGCTGCTACATGTCGCGTCCCTCCTGAGTGCGTTGATCCAGTGACAGAGATACAAGGGTTTAACGACCCACAGAAGGAAGAGTACATCAGGAAGACGGTTAGCGATCAGTCTCTGGCTTGTAGAATAATCACACACGTGAAGTCCTCACGGAGCCTCTACATTATGTGCCACATCCCCATCTTCACCTGGATTTCTGCCAAAGTTCTCCAAAAAATGTTGAGTGAATCAAAAAGTGAAGAAATGCCCAAGACCCTGACCCAGATGTACTCACATTTCTTGATCTCTAACATTCTGATCAAACAACGGAAGTATTCCAGTTTGACAGAGAAAGTTGCAGCAGATCCCCAGAACAAAATGGACGAACAGATGATTATAAAACTTGGGAAGCTGGCTTTCGAACAGCTGCAGAAAGGCAACTTGATATTTTATGAGGAGGACCTGAGAGAGTGTGGAATTGACGTCAGAGAAGCTTCAGTATTCTCAGGTATGTGCACAGAGATCTTCCGGAAGGAATACGGGCTGTATCAGGAAAAGGTCTTCTGCTTTGTGCATCTGACCATCCAGGAATTTCTGGCAGCCCTCTATGTGTTTTACACATTCAACAACAGGAACATCAATCTGATGGCTGCACAAGACAACCACAGACAACTTGAAGAACCTAAAGATGCCCCGATAACTGTCTTACACAGTAGTGCTATTGACAAGGCATTAGATAGTGAGAATGGGCACCTGGATCTGGTTCTCCGCTTCCTGCTTGGCCTCTCCATGCAGTCCAATCACACTCTCATCAGCAATTTACTaccacagacaggaagttgccCTCATTCCAATGAAGACACAATCTACTACATTAAAGAGAAGATCCGGAAGACTCCTTCACCAGAAAGATGCATCAATCTTTTCCATTGCCTGAATGAGCTGAATGACCATTCTCTAGTGGAGGAGATCCAAAGCTACCTGAGTTCAGGGAGTCTCTCGGAGGCTAAACTGTCTCCAGCGCAGTGGTCAGCTCTAGTCTTTGTGTTGCTGACATCAGAAGAGAAGCTAGATGTGTTCGACCTGAAGAAGTACTCCAGATGTGATGAAGGTTTTCTAAGGCTTATGCCAGTGGTCAAATCTTCCAGAACAGCTCT GCTTAACGGATGTAATCTCACAATGAAATGCTGTGACGTGTTGGCCTCAGTTCTTAGCTCAAAGTCCTCACTGTTGAGAATGCTGGACTTGAGTGACAATGACCTACAGGACGAAGGGGTGCATCTGCTCGCTACTGGACTTGGAAGTCCACAGTGCAAACTGGAGACACTCAA GTTGTCCTTTTGTGGAGTGACACAGAAAGGCTGTGCATCTCTGGCGTTGGCTCTGAAGTCAAACCCCTCACATCTCAGTGAACTGGACCTGTCTTACAACCACCTGGGAGAATTTGGAGAAAGGTTGCTCTCTGCTGGGTTAGAGGACCCACTCTTTCAACTGCGGAAGCTAAG TGTGGAAAATGGTGAGGAGTGCTGGTTAAAATCTGGCTTGAAGAAAT ATGCCTGTGAGCTCACATTGGATCCAAACACAACATGCAGACACATCTCTTTAACTGAGAACAACACAAAAATGACACGTGGAAAAGAAGTCCACCCTTATCCAGATCACCCTGAGAGGTTCAGGAACTGGGGCCAGGTCCTGTGTAAAGAGGGTTTGACTGGCCAGTGCTACTGGGAGGTGGAGTGGACTGGGACATCTGCTGGGTTGGGAGTGGCCTACAAAGGAAcccagagaaaaggagaggggaatGACTGTGCTCTTGGATACAACGACCAATCATGGAGTTTACGTGTCTATGACAACAGTTACAATGCCTGGCACAATAGGAAGGGGGAGCCCATAGTTCCACCCTCCAAAACGTCCCAAAGAGTGGGAGTCTATCTGGACTGGCCAGCCGGTACACTATCCTTCTACAGTGTCTCTGACACACTgacccacctgcacacattccACACCACATTCACTGAGCCTCTCTATCCAGGCTTTAGGGTTTGGCATGATTATGCTTCGGTGTCTTTGTGTAAGGTGGAAAAATAG
- the LOC124485121 gene encoding NLR family CARD domain-containing protein 3-like isoform X1 gives MSFPGEGDEGRKSKLTERPEHDNAAQGIQPATPSSPAPSCVSIKSDKSMDRPYHFNKDVSTDKIQPATPSTPAPSCVSIKSDKSMDRPYHFNKDVSTDKIQPATPSSPAPSCVSIKSDKSMDRPYHFNKDVSTDNDMQGSLDLEMNAQCQNMDLSSVFRVLEDNIITFVRSELKAFKNILSPGFESLKDDELVNSDDIKLESSAREGALKITLTFLKNMNQKHLADVLEKSILGELAVCQQKLKLNMKKRFEHVFEGIANQGNPTYLNKIYTELYITEGKSGEVNNEHEVRQIEAAFSSPGKHERAIKCNDIFQPSLDQDTSIRTVLTMGVAGIGKTVSSQKFMLDWAEGRANHDIQLIFALPFRDLNMMCSKKQSLREFLDHFFIETKECGISDFGKHNILFVFDGLDECRLPLDFQNNTSCCDITESASVDMLLTNLIKGNLVPSAHIWITSRPAATCRVPPECVDPVTEIQGFNDPQKEEYIRKTVSDQSLACRIITHVKSSRSLYIMCHIPIFTWISAKVLQKMLSESKSEEMPKTLTQMYSHFLISNILIKQRKYSSLTEKVAADPQNKMDEQMIIKLGKLAFEQLQKGNLIFYEEDLRECGIDVREASVFSGMCTEIFRKEYGLYQEKVFCFVHLTIQEFLAALYVFYTFNNRNINLMAAQDNHRQLEEPKDAPITVLHSSAIDKALDSENGHLDLVLRFLLGLSMQSNHTLISNLLPQTGSCPHSNEDTIYYIKEKIRKTPSPERCINLFHCLNELNDHSLVEEIQSYLSSGSLSEAKLSPAQWSALVFVLLTSEEKLDVFDLKKYSRCDEGFLRLMPVVKSSRTALLNGCNLTMKCCDVLASVLSSKSSLLRMLDLSDNDLQDEGVHLLATGLGSPQCKLETLKLSFCGVTQKGCASLALALKSNPSHLSELDLSYNHLGEFGERLLSAGLEDPLFQLRKLSVENGEECWLKSGLKKYACELTLDPNTTCRHISLTENNTKMTRGKEVHPYPDHPERFRNWGQVLCKEGLTGQCYWEVEWTGTSAGLGVAYKGTQRKGEGNDCALGYNDQSWSLRVYDNSYNAWHNRKGEPIVPPSKTSQRVGVYLDWPAGTLSFYSVSDTLTHLHTFHTTFTEPLYPGFRVWHDYASVSLCKVEK, from the exons ATGAGTTTCCCtggggagggagatgaagggagaaaaTCTAAACTAACAGAGAGACCTGAACATGACAATGCAGCACAGGG GATTCAGCCAGCAACACCCAGCAGCCCTGCACCAAGTTGTGTATCCATCAAGAGTGACAAGTCAATGGACCGGCCTTACCACTTCAATAAAGATGTTTCCACTGACAA GATTCAGCCAGCAACACCCAGCACCCCTGCACCAAGTTGTGTATCCATCAAGAGTGACAAGTCAATGGACCGGCCTTACCACTTTAATAAAGATGTTTCCACTGACAA GATTCAGCCAGCAACACCCAGCAGCCCTGCACCAAGTTGTGTATCCATCAAGAGTGACAAGTCAATGGACCGGCCTTACCACTTCAATAAAGATGTTTCCACTGACAA TGACATGCAGGGGAGTTTAGACTTAGAGATGAACGCCCAGTGTCAGAATATGGACCTGTCTTCAGTATTTAGG GTACTTGAAGATAATATCATCACTTTTGTGAGGAGCGAGTTGAAGGCTTTTAAGAATATTCTCAGTCCAGGTTTTGAGAGTCTGAAGGATGATGAATTAGTGAACAGTGATGACATAAAGCTGGAGAGCAGTGCCCGAGAAGGGGCTTTGAAGATCACACTGACCTTCTTGAAGAACATGAACCAGAAACATCTCGCTGACGTGCTCGAAAAAA GTATTTTGGGTGAGCTTGCTGTGTGCCAACAGAAGCTCAAATTGAATATGAAAAAGAGATTTGAGCATGTGTTTGAGGGCATTGCCAACCAAGGAAACCCAACTTATCTCAACAAGATCTACACTGAACTCTACATTACAGAGGGTAAAAGTGGGGAGGTCAATAACGAGCATGAAGTGAGACAGATAGAGGCAGCATTTAGCAGTCCAGGGAAACACGAAAGGGCCATCAAATGCAATGACATCTTCCAACCTTCACTTGATCAAGACACCAGTATCAGAACTGTCCTTACAATGGGAGTTGCTGGCATTGGCAAAACTGTCTCATCACAGAAATTCATGCTGGACTGGGCTGAAGGAAGGGCAAATCATGACATCCAGCTGATCTTTGCGCTCCCTTTCCGGGACTTGAACATGATGTGCAGTAAAAAGCAAAGTTTGAGGGAATTCCTTGATCACTTTTTCATTGAGACTAAAGAATGTGGGATCTCAGACTTTGGAAAGCACaacattttgtttgtctttgatGGTCTGGATGAGTGTCGTCTCCCATTGGACTTCCAGAACAACACGAGCTGTTGTGACATCACAGAGTCTGCCTCTGTAGATATGTTGCTGACAAACCTCATCAAGGGGAATCTTGTTCCATCTGCTCACATCTGGATAACATCACGCCCTGCTGCTACATGTCGCGTCCCTCCTGAGTGCGTTGATCCAGTGACAGAGATACAAGGGTTTAACGACCCACAGAAGGAAGAGTACATCAGGAAGACGGTTAGCGATCAGTCTCTGGCTTGTAGAATAATCACACACGTGAAGTCCTCACGGAGCCTCTACATTATGTGCCACATCCCCATCTTCACCTGGATTTCTGCCAAAGTTCTCCAAAAAATGTTGAGTGAATCAAAAAGTGAAGAAATGCCCAAGACCCTGACCCAGATGTACTCACATTTCTTGATCTCTAACATTCTGATCAAACAACGGAAGTATTCCAGTTTGACAGAGAAAGTTGCAGCAGATCCCCAGAACAAAATGGACGAACAGATGATTATAAAACTTGGGAAGCTGGCTTTCGAACAGCTGCAGAAAGGCAACTTGATATTTTATGAGGAGGACCTGAGAGAGTGTGGAATTGACGTCAGAGAAGCTTCAGTATTCTCAGGTATGTGCACAGAGATCTTCCGGAAGGAATACGGGCTGTATCAGGAAAAGGTCTTCTGCTTTGTGCATCTGACCATCCAGGAATTTCTGGCAGCCCTCTATGTGTTTTACACATTCAACAACAGGAACATCAATCTGATGGCTGCACAAGACAACCACAGACAACTTGAAGAACCTAAAGATGCCCCGATAACTGTCTTACACAGTAGTGCTATTGACAAGGCATTAGATAGTGAGAATGGGCACCTGGATCTGGTTCTCCGCTTCCTGCTTGGCCTCTCCATGCAGTCCAATCACACTCTCATCAGCAATTTACTaccacagacaggaagttgccCTCATTCCAATGAAGACACAATCTACTACATTAAAGAGAAGATCCGGAAGACTCCTTCACCAGAAAGATGCATCAATCTTTTCCATTGCCTGAATGAGCTGAATGACCATTCTCTAGTGGAGGAGATCCAAAGCTACCTGAGTTCAGGGAGTCTCTCGGAGGCTAAACTGTCTCCAGCGCAGTGGTCAGCTCTAGTCTTTGTGTTGCTGACATCAGAAGAGAAGCTAGATGTGTTCGACCTGAAGAAGTACTCCAGATGTGATGAAGGTTTTCTAAGGCTTATGCCAGTGGTCAAATCTTCCAGAACAGCTCT GCTTAACGGATGTAATCTCACAATGAAATGCTGTGACGTGTTGGCCTCAGTTCTTAGCTCAAAGTCCTCACTGTTGAGAATGCTGGACTTGAGTGACAATGACCTACAGGACGAAGGGGTGCATCTGCTCGCTACTGGACTTGGAAGTCCACAGTGCAAACTGGAGACACTCAA GTTGTCCTTTTGTGGAGTGACACAGAAAGGCTGTGCATCTCTGGCGTTGGCTCTGAAGTCAAACCCCTCACATCTCAGTGAACTGGACCTGTCTTACAACCACCTGGGAGAATTTGGAGAAAGGTTGCTCTCTGCTGGGTTAGAGGACCCACTCTTTCAACTGCGGAAGCTAAG TGTGGAAAATGGTGAGGAGTGCTGGTTAAAATCTGGCTTGAAGAAAT ATGCCTGTGAGCTCACATTGGATCCAAACACAACATGCAGACACATCTCTTTAACTGAGAACAACACAAAAATGACACGTGGAAAAGAAGTCCACCCTTATCCAGATCACCCTGAGAGGTTCAGGAACTGGGGCCAGGTCCTGTGTAAAGAGGGTTTGACTGGCCAGTGCTACTGGGAGGTGGAGTGGACTGGGACATCTGCTGGGTTGGGAGTGGCCTACAAAGGAAcccagagaaaaggagaggggaatGACTGTGCTCTTGGATACAACGACCAATCATGGAGTTTACGTGTCTATGACAACAGTTACAATGCCTGGCACAATAGGAAGGGGGAGCCCATAGTTCCACCCTCCAAAACGTCCCAAAGAGTGGGAGTCTATCTGGACTGGCCAGCCGGTACACTATCCTTCTACAGTGTCTCTGACACACTgacccacctgcacacattccACACCACATTCACTGAGCCTCTCTATCCAGGCTTTAGGGTTTGGCATGATTATGCTTCGGTGTCTTTGTGTAAGGTGGAAAAATAG